DNA sequence from the Longimicrobiaceae bacterium genome:
GGGCGGGCCTGATCCGGCCCGCCCACCAGCCGGGAGAGCAGAGCCCGCGCGGCCGTCGAGGTCGCGCGGGCTCCGTGCATCCGGCCGGAAACCCCTGGCGCACCTCCCCTGCCGCACCCTACGCAAACCTTTACAGTAACATAGCTTGGGTCCTCCGCGGCATGCGAGTTGCGGCGAGGTACAGGCCCGTTCATTCACCCGAGGTGTACCATGCGCAACCCCCGAGACCAGGCGACCACCGAGGAAAAATGCGCCCGCTGCGGCACGGGCGTACGCTCCTGCCGCTGCCGCGGAACCGAGCTGGACGGCGGGTGCCGCAAACCCGCGTGCAGCTGCTGGTCGGAGCTCTGCTGCGAGTGCGGAGACGAGTACGCCCGCCGTTTCGTTGGAGCGTTGCTCAGCTGAGGAGACCACATGCGAGACATCGACAGGGAGATCGGCATCGGCTCGTTCGATCGTGACGAGCGCGCGGACGACGCGGGGGCGGTGGAGCGGAACCGCCGCATCGGCGAGCAGCTCCTCCTGGCCGACGAGATGGAGGAAACGCTCGAACGGCTCCGCGCCGAGCCCGCCGACGACCCACTCCAGCCTGGGCGGAGCCGCCATGAGACCCTGCGCGCGCTGGAGCGGAGGTTCCGCCTGGAGCGGGAGCGGCTGGAGTCGCTGACCCGCCGGGAGCCGATCGACTACGGCGCCATCGCGCGGGCCATGCCGATGCGGTAGGACGGCAGGGGACAGGGAGCGAAGCGAGCGAGTGCCGGCAGCTCCACAGGAGCAGCCTGCTCGGCGGGGGATCCTCGTGCTCGCCCCTGTTCCCGCGGCCCGCAGCCCCTATCTTCGCAGGGGGCGACCCGGACCCTCCGACGCGCACCCTCGACCCCCCGTCATCCGCGATGCTCCTCCGGCCGACCGACCGTGGCCTGCCCCGCGAGCCGGAGGCGGCGGATTCGCGGGCGGCCGTCCCGGGGATGCCCGGCGCGGGGTGAGCGAGGCCGAGCCGCCGGACCGGACGCGTCCGGGAGATCCCACCGCGCCGGAGGCCGCCGCGCTGGAGGCGGAGGGGATGGGCCCTCCGGGCGCCGGGGCGCCGCGCCTGCCGTGGTGGCGCTATGCCGTGGGCCTGGGGGTCCTGCTCGCGTTCCTGCTCGCGGGAGACGCCCTGGCCTCGCTCGGGCGGCTCCCGCTCCCGGGGAGCGTGGCCGGGATGCTGCTGCTGGCCGCGGCGCTGCAGCTCGGCTGGCTCCCGGTGCGATGGGTGGAGCTCGCCGCGGCGCTCCTCCTCCGGCACATGGCGCTCCTCTTCGTCCCGCCCGGCGTGGGGCTGATGGTGCACTTCGCCCTGCTGCGGCGCGAGTGGCTTCCCATCGTCCTGGCGAGCGCGGCGAGCACCTTTGCGGTGATGCTGGCCGTCGGCTGGCTGCAGCAGCGGCTGGAGCGGGATGGCTGAGCGGGTCCTCTCCGCCGTGCTCGCGGTCGCCGCGACCGTGGCCGTCTTCACCCTGGCGCGCCGGCTCCACCGGCGGCTCGGCTGGTTCCTCCTGCACCCGGTGCTCGTCGCCATCGTGGTGCTGATCGCCGGGCTGCGGGCGCTGGACGTCCCCTACGCGGCCTACGACCCGGGCGGCCGGCTGCTCAGCTTCTTCCTGGGGCCGGCGGTGGTCGCGCTGGGAGTGCCGCTGTACCGCCAGCTCGGGGAGATCCGGCGCAACGCGCGGGCGACCCTCGTCGCGCTGGCGGTGGGCGGCGCGGTGGGGATCCTGTCGGCGTGCGGGGTCGCGGCGCTCCTGAGCGCCTCGCCGGAGGTGGTCCGCTCGCTGGCGCCGCGCTCGGTGACCACGCCCATCGCCATCGAGATCGCCAGGCGCGCCGGCGGGCTCCCTTCGCTCTCGGCCGTGGTGGTGATCCTCTCGGGGGTGCTCGGCGCGGCGGTGGGGCCCGGCGTGCTCCGGGCGGTGGGGGTGCGCAGCCGGACGGCGACGGGGATCGCCCTGGGGGCATCCGCGCACGGGATCGGCACGGCGCGGGCGGTGGAAGAGGGGGAGGTGGAGGCCGCCGGCGCCGGGATCGCCATCGGGCTGATGGGAGTGGCGACGGCGGTGCTGACGCCCGGGGTGCTCGCGCTCCTCGCCTGGCTGGGAGCGCTGGGCTGAGGCGGGGCTCCGGTCCGGTTCCAACCCTGGAGCGGCTGGAGCCATCCAACCGGGTATGGGTGCGAGAAGCTCCGCGCCCCGCCTCGCTCCCGATCTTCCTTTACTCTCGACTGGACGGATGACCCATGAATAGCTTCCGCGTACCCGCGCTCGTGCTGATGCTCCTGGCGGGCGGACCGATGGCGGCCGCGGCGCAGACCGCGCAGGACTTCCGCTGGAGCGGCGTGATCCCGGCGGGCCAGCGGGTGGAGGTGAAGGGGATCAACGGCGCCATCCGCGCAGAGCCGTCCAGCGGGCGGGAGGTGGAGGTCACCGCGGTGCGGCGGGCCGGGCGGCGCGGCGACGTGGAGGACGTGCGCATCGAGACGGTGCCGCACGACGGCGGGGTGACCATCTGCGCCATCTACCCCACCCCGCGCGGACAGCGCGAGAACCGCTGCACCCCGGGCGAGAACTGGCAGGCGAGCAACGACAACAACGACGTGAGCGTCGACTTCGTGGTCCGCGTCCCCCGCGGCGTGCACTTCCTGGGCAGGACGGTGAACGGCGCCGTGGAGGCCGAGCGGATGCCGGCGAACGCGTTCGTCTCCACCGTGAACGGCGCGGTGCGGGTGAGCGCCGTCGGGGTGGTGGAGGCCAGCACCGTGAACGGAGACATCGACGCCGCCACCGGAACCGCCAACCCCGGGCGGGACCTGGAATTCCGCACGGTGAACGGGAACATCACCCTTCGCGTCCCCGCGGACTTCCGGGCCCAGGTCCGCGCGAAGCTCCTCAACGGGAACGTGAGCAGCGACTTCCCGATCACCGTCACCCGCGGCCGCTTCGTGGGCGCGGGCGCCTCTGGCGAGATCGGCAGCGGCGGGCGGAGGCTCGACCTGGAGACCGTCAACGGCAGCATCCGCATCCGGCGCGCCGGCGGGGAGTAGCCGTCGACCCGAAGCCGCCCGGCCGGCGGCGGACGTACCTGCGGCCCCGCACCGGAGATCCGGTGCGGGGCCGCTCTACGTTTCGCGTGCGGGTCTCCCGGCGCGGGGGCCGCGTGGAGCACGCCGACTTCGGACCTACCCCTCGGCGGTCGCCCTGCGGAGCGCGTCCGTTACCCACGCGTTCACGCTCTTCCGCTCTCGCGCCGCGGCGACCGCAACGGCGCGATGCAGCTCCGGATCCGTCCGGACCAGAAAGGCGCCGTTGAATGGCTTCTCTGGTTCCTCCCCCCGCTCTGCGCACCAGGCCAGGTAATCCTCGACACTGGCGGCGAGCTCCCGCTGCAACTCCTCTACGGAGGAGCCCGCGAACGTAATGCCGTCCTTCCCTCCCAGGTTCACCACGCGGCCCCGGAAGGTCTCGTCGTCCGGGTCGTACTCGAAGACCCCCACGTATCCCCTGTACTCGATCATGGCTCTACTCCTGCGCGACCGAGAAAATCCCGCACGTCGCGGACCGTAGCTCGTCCGGTGGTCGGCTTCGGGTGCGGCCGGTGGAAGACCTGTCGCACCCCGTTCAGCGCCACTCGCACACGCGAGCCGGCGCCCTCACTCACCTCCGCACCGAGTGCCGTGAAGAGGCTCTCGATCTCCAGCCAGCGGAGATCGGAGCGAGTGGGCGTCTCGAACACGGCCGCGAGCGTCCTGCGGTGGCGGGCGTTCATGGACGATGATATCTATTTGTGCTATCAGGATCAAGAGCGGTGGTTCCGGAGCATCGGACGTGACTTCGCCTGAAATCTGGCGGCCCCACGCGTTTCGAGGAGGGGGCCAACGCGTTTCACCCGTGGTTTACCGCGAGCTTTCGCCGCTTCTGCCCCCGCTGACGCTTCGGTGTCGGCGGGGGCTCCGCACTTCCCGGGGGATCCCGCAGAGCCGGTTTTGGCGCCCGTCGTGGGATCGGGTATGGTCGCTCTGCCCCGGCAACAGTTCACCTTTCAACGGAGGACCGCATGGAGACTGTCAGCGTCGCGCTCGGCGTGATCGGCATCCTGGCGACCGTCTACTACGGCAAGAAGAAGTAACCGGGCACCGGGCGGCCCCTCGTCCGGAGGGTGCCGCCCGGCCCTCCTCCCTCAGCTCCGCGTCCCGACCTTCTGCTCGATCGCGATCCCGGTGTAGTACTTCTTCAGGATCTGCGGGTAGGTGTGCCCGGCCCGCGCCATCCCCACCGCGCCCGTCTGCGACAGGCCGATGCCATGGCCGTTGCCGCCGCCGTACACCTTATAGCCCGTGGTCTGGCCGCTCGCGTCCACGAGCCGGTCGATCACGAACAGGGTGCTGGGGAGGAGCGTCGCCTTCCCGGTGGCGGGGTCGATGTACTTGAGCGAGGAGCGGATGCGCCCCTTGGTGTCGTAGAACGTCCCCTCCTCCGTCACGTA
Encoded proteins:
- a CDS encoding DUF4097 family beta strand repeat-containing protein codes for the protein MNSFRVPALVLMLLAGGPMAAAAQTAQDFRWSGVIPAGQRVEVKGINGAIRAEPSSGREVEVTAVRRAGRRGDVEDVRIETVPHDGGVTICAIYPTPRGQRENRCTPGENWQASNDNNDVSVDFVVRVPRGVHFLGRTVNGAVEAERMPANAFVSTVNGAVRVSAVGVVEASTVNGDIDAATGTANPGRDLEFRTVNGNITLRVPADFRAQVRAKLLNGNVSSDFPITVTRGRFVGAGASGEIGSGGRRLDLETVNGSIRIRRAGGE
- a CDS encoding CidA/LrgA family protein gives rise to the protein MSEAEPPDRTRPGDPTAPEAAALEAEGMGPPGAGAPRLPWWRYAVGLGVLLAFLLAGDALASLGRLPLPGSVAGMLLLAAALQLGWLPVRWVELAAALLLRHMALLFVPPGVGLMVHFALLRREWLPIVLASAASTFAVMLAVGWLQQRLERDG
- a CDS encoding type II toxin-antitoxin system HicB family antitoxin, whose amino-acid sequence is MIEYRGYVGVFEYDPDDETFRGRVVNLGGKDGITFAGSSVEELQRELAASVEDYLAWCAERGEEPEKPFNGAFLVRTDPELHRAVAVAAARERKSVNAWVTDALRRATAEG
- a CDS encoding LrgB family protein, whose translation is MAERVLSAVLAVAATVAVFTLARRLHRRLGWFLLHPVLVAIVVLIAGLRALDVPYAAYDPGGRLLSFFLGPAVVALGVPLYRQLGEIRRNARATLVALAVGGAVGILSACGVAALLSASPEVVRSLAPRSVTTPIAIEIARRAGGLPSLSAVVVILSGVLGAAVGPGVLRAVGVRSRTATGIALGASAHGIGTARAVEEGEVEAAGAGIAIGLMGVATAVLTPGVLALLAWLGALG